The proteins below come from a single Faecalibaculum rodentium genomic window:
- a CDS encoding GDSL-type esterase/lipase family protein produces the protein MTKRILCFGDSNTWGFSPADGQRMDHRWTRLLNTAGTLDAEILEEGLNSRNAVCRDHHMPEKCGYDAWKMMLLSHKPLDAVVLMLGTNDLKSTYHCSARYIANGLREYVREWMNPTLYEGTKQPQLLVVSPILLGDNLADLEGEGGGFNRYSMEQSRLLWEELQAALAPYPVTLLNAADFAEASSLDGLHMDEENHARLAAAIGSTLQEMLADSPENPDHDA, from the coding sequence ATGACAAAACGAATACTTTGCTTCGGAGACTCCAACACCTGGGGGTTCTCCCCGGCTGACGGACAGCGGATGGATCACCGCTGGACGCGGCTGCTCAACACCGCCGGCACTCTGGATGCAGAGATCCTGGAAGAGGGCCTCAACAGCCGGAACGCGGTCTGCCGGGATCATCACATGCCTGAAAAATGCGGCTATGATGCCTGGAAGATGATGCTGCTGTCCCACAAGCCGCTGGATGCGGTGGTCCTGATGCTGGGCACCAACGACCTGAAATCCACCTACCACTGCTCTGCGCGCTACATTGCCAACGGGCTTCGGGAATATGTCCGGGAGTGGATGAACCCCACGCTGTATGAAGGAACGAAACAGCCGCAGCTGCTGGTCGTCTCCCCCATTCTCCTGGGTGACAATCTGGCGGACCTGGAAGGCGAAGGCGGCGGCTTCAACCGGTATTCCATGGAGCAGTCCAGACTTCTGTGGGAAGAGCTGCAGGCTGCCCTTGCCCCGTATCCGGTCACTTTGCTGAATGCAGCAGACTTCGCCGAAGCATCTTCGCTGGACGGCCTGCATATGGATGAGGAAAACCACGCAAGACTGGCTGCTGCCATTGGCAGTACATTGCAGGAGATGCTGGCAGATTCCCCGGAAAATCCGGACCACGACGCCTGA
- a CDS encoding MurR/RpiR family transcriptional regulator — MQYKEKSAIPLIEAAYPGMTQTEKTIAKWFLDENEPEDSALKVMARKLAVSEATLVRFAKKCGFKGYREFIYQYERSLSASKPDPRINESTLQVLDAYQDLLTKSYSLIDEEQICRVAQMISDAGHVFVSGLGSSGIAAREMASRFMRVGVGIECCTDVDTMRMLSVFRSADDLVIGLSLSGARKEFREYLGVAKERGARTLLVTSTSQESLAHIADEVILVPSLLHMNHGHFISPQFPLLVMIDILYAAFMRQNRDFKNNLHRQTLDALHKNHRDGS; from the coding sequence ATGCAATACAAAGAAAAATCCGCCATCCCGCTGATCGAAGCGGCTTATCCGGGCATGACCCAGACAGAGAAGACCATCGCAAAGTGGTTTCTGGATGAAAACGAGCCGGAAGACTCTGCTCTCAAGGTCATGGCCAGAAAACTGGCTGTCTCGGAAGCCACGCTTGTGCGGTTCGCAAAGAAATGCGGCTTCAAGGGCTACCGGGAATTCATCTATCAGTACGAACGCAGTCTCTCTGCATCGAAACCCGATCCCCGGATCAATGAATCGACCCTGCAGGTGCTGGATGCCTACCAGGATCTGCTGACCAAAAGCTACAGCCTGATCGACGAGGAGCAGATCTGTCGTGTGGCGCAGATGATTTCTGACGCCGGCCATGTGTTTGTCAGCGGCCTTGGATCCTCGGGCATTGCAGCAAGGGAAATGGCCAGCCGTTTCATGCGGGTGGGTGTCGGCATCGAATGCTGCACGGATGTGGACACCATGCGCATGCTTTCGGTGTTCCGGTCTGCCGACGATCTTGTGATCGGTCTGTCACTGTCCGGAGCCCGCAAGGAATTCCGGGAATATCTGGGAGTCGCAAAAGAACGCGGGGCCCGGACGCTGCTGGTCACGTCCACCAGCCAGGAATCCCTGGCACACATAGCAGACGAGGTCATTCTCGTGCCTTCCCTGCTTCACATGAACCACGGGCACTTCATCTCCCCGCAGTTTCCGCTGCTGGTGATGATCGACATCCTGTATGCGGCATTCATGCGGCAGAACCGGGACTTCAAGAATAACCTGCACCGGCAGACACTGGATGCGCTGCACAAAAATCATCGGGATGGTTCATGA
- a CDS encoding ROK family protein: MNNIICIDIGGTAIKYGVINTEGDVQCTRETPTEAKKGAAALTEKLRHITRELLAECPDARGIAISTAGVVNSDEASILHATDAIPGWKGTSLRNELAEFSLPVEAENDVNCAGLAEYISGNAQGAKSALVMTIGTGIGGCYIEEGRLLNGHTYSACEVGYLPVDGTAFQDLAATSVLSATVAAVKGGTPEEWTGRRIFEAAAAGDTECRQAIDTMCEILGKGIAALCFVLNPEVVVLGGGIMAQEGVLRSPIETAFARHSIPLVADATRIEFASHQNAAGMKGALVNFLNRHPELA, encoded by the coding sequence ATGAACAACATCATCTGCATAGACATCGGAGGCACCGCCATCAAATACGGTGTCATCAACACGGAAGGCGACGTGCAGTGCACCAGGGAAACGCCCACAGAGGCAAAGAAGGGTGCCGCTGCCCTGACGGAAAAACTGCGGCACATCACCCGGGAGCTGCTGGCAGAGTGCCCGGATGCTCGCGGGATCGCGATTTCCACCGCCGGGGTGGTAAACTCGGATGAAGCGTCCATCCTGCATGCCACGGATGCCATCCCCGGCTGGAAGGGGACCAGCCTGCGAAACGAACTGGCGGAGTTCAGCCTGCCGGTGGAAGCGGAAAACGATGTAAACTGCGCCGGTCTGGCGGAATACATCAGCGGCAATGCCCAGGGCGCAAAATCGGCCCTGGTGATGACCATAGGAACCGGCATCGGCGGGTGCTATATCGAGGAAGGCCGGCTACTGAACGGACACACCTACTCAGCCTGCGAAGTGGGCTACCTGCCGGTGGATGGCACAGCCTTCCAGGATCTGGCAGCCACCAGTGTGCTGTCTGCAACTGTGGCAGCGGTCAAAGGCGGCACCCCGGAGGAATGGACCGGGCGCCGGATCTTCGAAGCTGCCGCAGCGGGAGACACTGAATGCCGCCAGGCGATCGATACCATGTGCGAGATCCTCGGCAAGGGGATTGCGGCGCTGTGCTTTGTCCTGAATCCCGAGGTCGTGGTACTCGGCGGCGGCATCATGGCACAGGAAGGCGTGCTGCGGTCCCCCATTGAAACAGCCTTCGCCCGACACTCCATCCCGCTGGTGGCCGATGCGACCCGAATCGAATTTGCCAGCCACCAGAATGCCGCAGGCATGAAAGGGGCACTGGTGAATTTTCTGAACAGACATCCGGAACTGGCATGA
- a CDS encoding YhcH/YjgK/YiaL family protein — MIWGTLKNHGGDSLQAAFAPVSADVREALEWASSHDLASLPCGQHPIDGDRLFVNIVEYETKKPEDRFWEAHKDYLDVHVNISGKEQIDLNFLGNLACGVYQPEGDFQPADGEKNASVVMETGDFLVCYPEDAHRTAVAVDGKPETVKKAIFKVRIR; from the coding sequence ATGATCTGGGGAACGCTGAAGAATCACGGCGGCGATTCCCTGCAGGCTGCTTTCGCACCGGTCAGTGCCGATGTCCGGGAAGCACTGGAGTGGGCGTCGTCCCATGACCTGGCTTCCCTGCCCTGCGGGCAGCACCCGATCGACGGGGACCGCCTGTTTGTGAATATCGTGGAATACGAGACGAAGAAACCGGAAGACCGGTTCTGGGAAGCACACAAAGACTATCTGGATGTGCATGTGAACATCTCCGGGAAGGAACAGATCGACCTGAACTTTCTGGGCAACCTGGCTTGCGGCGTCTATCAGCCGGAGGGTGATTTCCAGCCGGCGGATGGCGAAAAGAACGCCTCGGTTGTCATGGAAACCGGTGACTTCCTGGTCTGCTATCCCGAAGATGCTCACCGCACGGCTGTGGCTGTCGACGGGAAACCGGAGACGGTGAAAAAGGCCATCTTCAAGGTCCGGATCCGCTGA
- a CDS encoding sodium:solute symporter, which yields MQGFTVIDLIILVVYLGAVLVAGLFFAKKDMKGKEYFKGDGTIPWWVTSVSIFATLLSPISFLSLAGNSYAGTWLMWFAQLGMLIAIPLAIRFFLPVYAKLDIDTAYHYLELRFGSKALRVLGALMFIVYQVGRMSIIMYLPCMVLASLTNINVNILILIMGVIAIIYSYSGGLKSVLWTDFIQGSVLIVGIVFALIYLMSSIDGGIGAVFNSFWTEHKFLMPDQPIFDANILRDSVFLMIFGAGLNTLGSYVSSQDIVQRFTTTTDTKQLNKMMRGNGILSIGLATVFYLIGTGLYVFYQQNPLPPAAAQDQIFASYIAFELPVGITGLLLAAIYAAAQSTLSTGLNSVASSWALDIQSRLSKKELSFEKQTRIGQYVSLFVGIFSIVVAIVLAQGGVTSAYEWFNGFMGLVLGILVGIFILGVFFRKANTCGAFAGFIASTVVMVAIKYGGADVSIWSYSLISIAVCLAVGLPASWIYDKVTGHVSDAPAFTVYGDFRKKKTADNVQSISRPAAGGNAA from the coding sequence ATGCAAGGCTTTACTGTCATTGACCTCATCATCCTGGTTGTCTACCTGGGCGCCGTTCTCGTAGCCGGCCTGTTCTTTGCCAAAAAAGACATGAAGGGCAAGGAATACTTCAAAGGCGACGGAACCATTCCCTGGTGGGTAACATCCGTGTCCATCTTCGCGACACTGCTGTCCCCGATTTCCTTCCTGTCCCTGGCGGGCAACTCCTATGCCGGCACCTGGCTGATGTGGTTTGCACAGCTCGGCATGCTGATCGCCATTCCTCTGGCCATCCGCTTCTTCCTGCCGGTTTATGCAAAGCTGGACATCGACACTGCCTATCACTACCTGGAACTGCGTTTTGGCTCCAAGGCACTGCGTGTTCTCGGCGCCCTGATGTTCATCGTGTACCAGGTGGGCCGTATGTCCATCATCATGTATCTGCCCTGCATGGTGCTGGCATCTCTCACCAACATCAACGTCAACATCCTGATCCTGATCATGGGTGTCATCGCCATCATCTACTCCTATTCAGGCGGCCTGAAATCCGTGCTCTGGACGGACTTCATCCAGGGATCTGTCCTGATTGTCGGCATTGTCTTCGCCCTGATCTACCTCATGAGCAGCATCGACGGCGGTATTGGCGCAGTCTTCAACTCCTTCTGGACCGAGCACAAGTTCCTGATGCCCGACCAGCCGATTTTCGACGCCAACATCCTGCGTGACTCTGTCTTCCTGATGATCTTCGGTGCAGGCCTGAACACCCTGGGCTCCTATGTATCCAGCCAGGATATCGTACAGCGCTTCACCACTACCACAGACACAAAGCAGCTCAACAAGATGATGCGCGGCAACGGCATCCTCTCCATTGGCCTGGCGACTGTGTTCTACCTGATTGGAACCGGCCTGTATGTGTTCTATCAGCAGAACCCCCTGCCTCCTGCAGCGGCACAGGACCAAATCTTCGCTTCCTATATCGCCTTTGAACTCCCTGTGGGCATCACCGGCCTGCTGCTGGCTGCCATCTACGCGGCTGCGCAGTCCACTCTGTCCACCGGCCTGAACTCCGTTGCTTCCTCATGGGCTCTTGATATTCAGTCCCGGCTGTCGAAAAAGGAACTCAGCTTCGAGAAGCAGACCAGGATCGGTCAGTACGTCTCCCTGTTCGTCGGCATCTTCTCGATTGTCGTGGCCATAGTCCTGGCCCAGGGCGGCGTGACATCTGCCTATGAATGGTTCAACGGCTTCATGGGTCTCGTTCTTGGCATCCTGGTGGGCATCTTCATTCTGGGTGTCTTCTTCCGCAAGGCCAACACCTGCGGTGCCTTCGCGGGATTCATCGCCTCCACGGTGGTCATGGTTGCCATCAAGTACGGCGGCGCCGATGTATCCATCTGGTCCTACTCCCTGATTTCCATTGCTGTCTGCCTGGCTGTGGGGCTGCCCGCAAGCTGGATTTACGACAAGGTGACGGGTCATGTCAGTGATGCGCCTGCCTTCACGGTATACGGTGATTTCCGGAAAAAGAAGACAGCAGACAATGTGCAGTCCATCTCCCGTCCGGCTGCCGGAGGCAACGCAGCATGA
- a CDS encoding dihydrodipicolinate synthase family protein yields MRNLEKYEGVIPAFYACYDENGNISEQGVQDLTKYFIDKGVKGVYVNGSSGECIYQTVDERKKVLENVMKANDGSLTVIAHVACNSTAESQELARHAESLGVDAIAAIPPIYFKLPEHAIAKYWNDISDAAPNTDFVIYNIPQLAGVALTPGLYAEMRKNPRVIGVKNSSMPVQDIQMFCQDGGEDYIVFNGPDEQFISGRLIGAQGGIGGTYGVMPELFLKMNEALENKDLDLARAIQYDVDAIIYKMCSAHGNMYAVIKAILKENEGLELGSVKAPLAPLCEADQKIVSEAAEMIREAKKKYL; encoded by the coding sequence ATGAGAAACCTGGAAAAGTATGAAGGCGTCATCCCCGCTTTCTATGCATGCTACGACGAGAACGGCAACATTTCCGAGCAGGGCGTACAGGACCTGACGAAGTACTTCATTGACAAAGGCGTCAAGGGCGTATATGTCAACGGGTCCAGCGGCGAATGCATCTACCAGACAGTGGATGAACGCAAAAAGGTTCTGGAAAACGTCATGAAGGCCAACGATGGTTCCCTGACAGTCATTGCCCACGTTGCCTGCAATTCCACAGCCGAAAGCCAGGAACTGGCCCGTCATGCAGAGAGCCTGGGCGTGGATGCCATTGCTGCCATTCCCCCTATTTACTTCAAGCTTCCGGAACACGCCATTGCGAAGTACTGGAACGACATCTCCGATGCTGCACCCAACACAGATTTCGTGATCTACAACATCCCCCAGCTGGCAGGCGTTGCCCTCACACCCGGCCTGTATGCCGAAATGCGCAAAAACCCCCGTGTGATCGGTGTCAAGAACTCCTCCATGCCGGTCCAGGACATCCAGATGTTCTGCCAGGACGGCGGCGAGGACTACATCGTCTTCAACGGACCGGACGAACAGTTCATTTCCGGCCGTCTGATCGGTGCCCAAGGCGGCATCGGCGGCACATATGGTGTCATGCCTGAGCTGTTCCTGAAGATGAACGAAGCCCTGGAAAACAAAGACCTGGATCTGGCCAGAGCCATCCAGTACGACGTGGATGCCATCATCTACAAGATGTGCTCCGCCCACGGCAACATGTATGCGGTGATCAAGGCAATCCTGAAGGAAAACGAAGGCCTGGAACTGGGCAGCGTGAAGGCTCCCCTGGCACCGCTTTGCGAGGCTGACCAGAAGATCGTTTCCGAAGCCGCTGAAATGATCCGTGAGGCAAAGAAGAAATACCTCTGA
- a CDS encoding DUF5684 domain-containing protein — translation MFLMPLIASPVFWVLTVIWYILVVAGAWMMFQKAGEAGWKAIIPIYNMYIVYKICWNTSLFWVWFGISVFAAVFRFQTETTTGFAYIFSMVLSLVQMLIQVTCCYRLSFAFGHGLLYGLGLCFFPFIFTVILGFGSSAYQPWRTNSLGF, via the coding sequence ATGTTTCTGATGCCCTTGATCGCCTCACCCGTATTCTGGGTGCTGACTGTGATCTGGTATATTCTCGTGGTTGCCGGTGCCTGGATGATGTTCCAGAAAGCCGGGGAAGCCGGATGGAAAGCCATCATCCCCATTTACAATATGTATATTGTCTACAAAATCTGCTGGAACACTTCCCTGTTCTGGGTATGGTTCGGCATTTCTGTCTTCGCCGCGGTCTTCAGGTTCCAGACGGAAACCACCACCGGCTTTGCCTATATCTTTTCCATGGTGCTGTCCCTGGTCCAGATGCTCATTCAGGTGACCTGCTGCTACCGGCTGTCTTTTGCCTTCGGCCATGGACTGCTCTACGGCCTGGGACTCTGCTTTTTCCCCTTCATCTTCACGGTGATCCTGGGATTCGGCAGTTCCGCCTACCAGCCGTGGCGGACGAATTCACTCGGTTTTTAG
- the pfkA gene encoding 6-phosphofructokinase, which produces MIKRIGILTSGGDSPGMNAAIRAVTRVGINSGLEVFGIYNGYKGMVEGYIEPLTKESVSDIVNRGGTILGSARLPEFKDEDVRKKAVKQLQKRGIEAVVVIGGDGSYRGALELTHMGINCIGLPGTIDNDITCTDYTIGFQTALETIVDAVDKLKDTSNSHHRCSIVEVMGNRCGDLALWSGIATGAEIIVTSETGFDEQEILDRLRDLDLIRKKKHAIIVISEKITDVHQLAKKISLNTGFSGRATVLGHIQRGGSPCPFDRMLASQMGEKAVDLLMQGIGGQCVSIRENVVQAFPIEKALCMPAESRKPLTNLFERLG; this is translated from the coding sequence ATGATCAAGCGAATCGGAATCCTTACATCCGGAGGCGACTCCCCCGGAATGAACGCTGCCATCCGCGCCGTGACCAGAGTCGGCATCAACAGCGGTCTTGAAGTCTTCGGCATCTACAACGGATACAAAGGCATGGTTGAGGGATATATCGAACCGCTTACAAAGGAAAGTGTGAGCGACATTGTCAACCGCGGCGGCACCATTCTCGGGTCTGCCCGCCTGCCTGAATTCAAGGACGAAGACGTGCGGAAGAAAGCCGTGAAGCAGCTGCAGAAGCGGGGAATCGAGGCAGTCGTGGTCATTGGCGGCGACGGTTCTTACCGCGGTGCACTGGAACTGACCCACATGGGAATCAACTGCATCGGCCTGCCGGGAACGATTGACAATGATATTACCTGCACAGATTACACAATCGGCTTCCAGACAGCGCTGGAAACGATTGTAGATGCCGTAGACAAACTGAAAGATACATCCAACTCACATCACCGCTGCTCCATTGTGGAGGTGATGGGAAACCGCTGCGGCGACCTGGCTCTGTGGTCCGGAATTGCAACCGGCGCGGAAATCATCGTCACGAGCGAGACTGGATTTGACGAGCAGGAAATCCTCGACAGACTTCGGGACTTAGACTTGATTCGCAAGAAAAAGCATGCGATTATCGTCATCAGTGAGAAGATCACTGATGTCCATCAGCTTGCCAAGAAAATCTCCCTGAACACCGGGTTCTCCGGCAGGGCAACGGTGCTCGGTCACATTCAGCGCGGCGGCTCGCCGTGCCCCTTCGACCGTATGCTCGCAAGCCAGATGGGAGAAAAGGCCGTGGACCTGCTCATGCAGGGCATTGGCGGCCAGTGTGTGTCAATCAGGGAAAACGTTGTGCAGGCATTCCCCATCGAGAAGGCCCTGTGCATGCCGGCTGAGAGCCGAAAGCCGCTGACAAACCTGTTTGAACGGCTGGGTTAG
- the pyk gene encoding pyruvate kinase: MEKKTKIVCTIGPASENPEMIKKLVNEGMNIARLNFSHGSYEEQGARVKMVRDVSKELKKPIGILLDTKGPEIRLGNFENGGVDFSEGDKVTIVNEDVLGTREKFQIRCPELFNDVKAGDYILMDDGKMRVDITDVVPGKEILGVVANPHFLKSNKGCNVPGVILSMPFISPKDEADIRFGAQNDVDYIAASFVRRREDVLAIRKILIDEGKDRIQIIPKIENQEGFDNLRDILEVSDGVMVARGDLGVNVSLEYVPIYQKQMIKIANEMGKPVITATHMLESMQGNPRPTRAEASDVANAIMDGTDAIMTSGETAAGLYPAESIHTMTKIANAIEPMIPYKDILKNSIKTSARTNNDAIAISVADTALNLDIKAIVCFTQSGNSAKRLAKFRPEAPIIAVCFDEVTQRSLLPTFGVFPYVSEIQNTPENDVNLAKTIAQGYGFNKGDQIVVVAGYPVGSGSTNMMRIVEI; this comes from the coding sequence ATGGAAAAGAAAACGAAGATCGTCTGCACGATCGGACCTGCCAGTGAAAATCCTGAAATGATCAAAAAGCTGGTCAATGAAGGAATGAACATTGCCCGTCTGAACTTCTCTCACGGAAGCTATGAAGAACAGGGCGCCCGCGTCAAGATGGTACGCGATGTTTCCAAGGAACTGAAGAAGCCCATCGGCATCCTGCTGGATACCAAGGGTCCGGAAATCCGCCTGGGAAACTTTGAAAACGGCGGCGTGGACTTTTCCGAGGGCGACAAAGTCACCATCGTGAATGAAGACGTCCTGGGTACGCGGGAAAAATTCCAGATCCGGTGCCCGGAACTGTTCAACGACGTGAAGGCCGGCGACTATATCCTGATGGATGACGGCAAGATGCGCGTGGATATCACGGATGTCGTGCCCGGCAAGGAAATTCTCGGCGTGGTGGCCAACCCCCACTTCCTGAAATCCAACAAGGGCTGCAATGTGCCCGGTGTCATTCTGTCCATGCCCTTCATCTCTCCCAAGGATGAGGCGGATATCCGGTTTGGTGCCCAGAATGATGTGGACTATATAGCCGCATCCTTCGTACGCCGCCGGGAGGATGTGCTGGCAATCCGGAAGATCCTGATCGATGAAGGCAAGGACCGGATCCAGATCATTCCGAAGATCGAGAACCAGGAAGGCTTTGACAACCTGCGCGACATTCTGGAGGTTTCCGACGGTGTCATGGTGGCCCGTGGTGACCTGGGTGTGAACGTATCCCTGGAATATGTGCCCATCTACCAGAAGCAGATGATCAAGATTGCCAATGAAATGGGCAAGCCGGTCATCACAGCGACACACATGCTGGAAAGCATGCAGGGCAACCCCCGGCCGACACGTGCCGAGGCGAGCGACGTGGCCAATGCCATCATGGACGGCACGGATGCGATCATGACCTCCGGTGAAACCGCTGCAGGTCTGTATCCGGCGGAATCCATCCACACGATGACCAAGATTGCCAACGCCATCGAGCCCATGATTCCCTACAAGGACATCCTGAAGAACTCCATCAAGACCAGTGCGCGGACCAACAACGATGCCATCGCCATTTCTGTTGCCGACACAGCACTGAACCTGGACATCAAGGCGATTGTCTGCTTCACGCAGTCCGGAAACTCCGCCAAGCGTCTGGCGAAGTTCCGTCCGGAAGCACCGATCATTGCGGTTTGTTTCGACGAAGTCACACAGCGGTCCCTGCTGCCGACCTTCGGCGTATTCCCCTATGTATCCGAGATCCAGAACACACCGGAAAACGATGTAAACCTGGCAAAGACCATTGCCCAGGGCTACGGCTTCAACAAAGGCGACCAGATCGTCGTTGTGGCCGGCTATCCGGTAGGCTCCGGTTCCACCAACATGATGCGGATCGTGGAGATCTAG
- a CDS encoding DUF3284 domain-containing protein: MVKASRVMNVPAQALFDMLIESVIYDIKQSTGKTVRPANFKKGTNYRKRIKTNAKGQKGVSVKVTVTELEPPRIYEAKFEGGNDSYTVIRYEIEQLSEEGDQDGDYIRVTYTEDYNDVSKMAKPVRGFQKLIAKNNFKRTLKGMEESVKENMKLKEERAAEKENAKNGDSSSDGE; the protein is encoded by the coding sequence ATGGTAAAGGCAAGCAGGGTGATGAATGTCCCCGCACAGGCCCTGTTCGATATGCTCATCGAGAGCGTCATCTACGATATCAAGCAGAGCACCGGCAAGACAGTGCGGCCGGCGAACTTCAAAAAAGGCACCAACTACCGCAAGCGGATCAAGACCAATGCCAAGGGCCAGAAGGGTGTCTCGGTGAAGGTCACAGTAACGGAGCTGGAGCCTCCCCGGATCTATGAGGCGAAATTTGAAGGCGGCAATGACAGCTATACGGTGATCCGGTATGAAATCGAGCAGCTGAGCGAAGAAGGGGACCAGGATGGAGATTACATCCGGGTAACGTACACCGAGGACTACAACGATGTGTCCAAAATGGCGAAACCGGTCCGCGGGTTCCAGAAGCTGATTGCAAAAAACAACTTCAAGCGGACGCTGAAGGGCATGGAAGAGTCCGTGAAGGAAAACATGAAGCTCAAGGAAGAGCGGGCGGCCGAAAAAGAGAATGCAAAAAATGGAGACAGTTCCTCAGACGGGGAATAG